The following proteins are co-located in the Ailuropoda melanoleuca isolate Jingjing chromosome 13, ASM200744v2, whole genome shotgun sequence genome:
- the PHOSPHO1 gene encoding phosphoethanolamine/phosphocholine phosphatase isoform X1 — MSGCFPVAGLRCLSRVCRGLAREAPTSPSPTASAARFLRTLAETPPADVFLPGNWSWMCQRLWPWPANQPLPGRLAPRPLSLAPSSSSSCSSPPCSQDGGMAGQGAPRFLLTFDFDETIVDENSDDSIVRAAPGQQLPESLRATYREGFYNEYMQRVFHYLGEQGVRPRDLRAVYEAIPLSPGMSDLLQFVAKQGSCFEVILISDANTFGVESVLRAAGHHGLFRRILSNPSGPDARGLLALRPFHTHSCARCPANMCKHKVLSDYLRERAHDGVHFERLFYVGDGANDFCPMGLLAGGDVAFPRRGYPMHRLIQEAQKAEPSSFRASVVPWETATDVLLHLQQVLKTC, encoded by the exons TACCTCCCCAAGCCCCACTGCTTCTGCTGCCCGCTTCCTTCGGACTCTGGCAGAAACCCCACCCGCTGACGTGTTCCTTCCAGGGAATTG GTCTTGGATGTGCCAGCGCCTCTGGCCGTGGCCGGCTAACCAGCCTCTCCCCGGCCGGCTCGCGCCGCGCCCCCTCTCGCttgccccctcctcttcctcctcctgctcctctcccccctgctcccagGACGGCGGGATGGCCGGGCAGGGCGCACCGCGCTTCCTCCTGACCTTCGACTTTGACGAGACGATCGTGGACGAAAACAGCGACGACTCGATCGTGCGCGCCGCGCCGGGCCAGCAGCTGCCTGAGAGCCTGCGGGCCACCTACCGCGAGGGCTTCTACAACGAGTACATGCAGCGCGTCTTCCATTACCTGGGCGAGCAGGGCGTGCGGCCGCGGGACCTGCGCGCCGTCTACGAGGCCATCCCCCTGTCGCCCGGCATGAGCGACCTGCTGCAGTTTGTGGCCAAGCAGGGCTCCTGCTTCGAGGTGATCCTTATCTCGGATGCCAACACCTTCGGAGTGGAGAGCGTGCTGCGCGCCGCGGGCCACCACGGCCTGTTCCGCCGCATCCTCAGCAACCCGTCGGGGCCCGACGCGCGGGGGCTGCTGGCGCTGCGGCCCTTCCACACGCACAGCTGCGCGCGCTGCCCCGCCAACATGTGCAAGCACAAGGTGCTCAGCGACTACCTGCGCGAGCGGGCCCACGACGGCGTGCACTTCGAGCGCCTGTTCTACGTGGGCGACGGCGCCAACGACTTCTGCCCCATGGGGCTGCTGGCGGGCGGCGACGTGGCCTTCCCGCGCCGCGGCTATCCCATGCACCGCCTTATCCAGGAGGCGCAGAAGGCCGAGCCCAGCTCTTTCCGCGCCAGCGTGGTGCCCTGGGAAACGGCCACCGACGTGCTCCTCCATCTGCAACAGGTGCTGAAGACGTGCTGA
- the PHOSPHO1 gene encoding phosphoethanolamine/phosphocholine phosphatase isoform X2 codes for MCQRLWPWPANQPLPGRLAPRPLSLAPSSSSSCSSPPCSQDGGMAGQGAPRFLLTFDFDETIVDENSDDSIVRAAPGQQLPESLRATYREGFYNEYMQRVFHYLGEQGVRPRDLRAVYEAIPLSPGMSDLLQFVAKQGSCFEVILISDANTFGVESVLRAAGHHGLFRRILSNPSGPDARGLLALRPFHTHSCARCPANMCKHKVLSDYLRERAHDGVHFERLFYVGDGANDFCPMGLLAGGDVAFPRRGYPMHRLIQEAQKAEPSSFRASVVPWETATDVLLHLQQVLKTC; via the coding sequence ATGTGCCAGCGCCTCTGGCCGTGGCCGGCTAACCAGCCTCTCCCCGGCCGGCTCGCGCCGCGCCCCCTCTCGCttgccccctcctcttcctcctcctgctcctctcccccctgctcccagGACGGCGGGATGGCCGGGCAGGGCGCACCGCGCTTCCTCCTGACCTTCGACTTTGACGAGACGATCGTGGACGAAAACAGCGACGACTCGATCGTGCGCGCCGCGCCGGGCCAGCAGCTGCCTGAGAGCCTGCGGGCCACCTACCGCGAGGGCTTCTACAACGAGTACATGCAGCGCGTCTTCCATTACCTGGGCGAGCAGGGCGTGCGGCCGCGGGACCTGCGCGCCGTCTACGAGGCCATCCCCCTGTCGCCCGGCATGAGCGACCTGCTGCAGTTTGTGGCCAAGCAGGGCTCCTGCTTCGAGGTGATCCTTATCTCGGATGCCAACACCTTCGGAGTGGAGAGCGTGCTGCGCGCCGCGGGCCACCACGGCCTGTTCCGCCGCATCCTCAGCAACCCGTCGGGGCCCGACGCGCGGGGGCTGCTGGCGCTGCGGCCCTTCCACACGCACAGCTGCGCGCGCTGCCCCGCCAACATGTGCAAGCACAAGGTGCTCAGCGACTACCTGCGCGAGCGGGCCCACGACGGCGTGCACTTCGAGCGCCTGTTCTACGTGGGCGACGGCGCCAACGACTTCTGCCCCATGGGGCTGCTGGCGGGCGGCGACGTGGCCTTCCCGCGCCGCGGCTATCCCATGCACCGCCTTATCCAGGAGGCGCAGAAGGCCGAGCCCAGCTCTTTCCGCGCCAGCGTGGTGCCCTGGGAAACGGCCACCGACGTGCTCCTCCATCTGCAACAGGTGCTGAAGACGTGCTGA
- the PHOSPHO1 gene encoding phosphoethanolamine/phosphocholine phosphatase isoform X3, translating to MSGCFPVAGLRCLSRDGGMAGQGAPRFLLTFDFDETIVDENSDDSIVRAAPGQQLPESLRATYREGFYNEYMQRVFHYLGEQGVRPRDLRAVYEAIPLSPGMSDLLQFVAKQGSCFEVILISDANTFGVESVLRAAGHHGLFRRILSNPSGPDARGLLALRPFHTHSCARCPANMCKHKVLSDYLRERAHDGVHFERLFYVGDGANDFCPMGLLAGGDVAFPRRGYPMHRLIQEAQKAEPSSFRASVVPWETATDVLLHLQQVLKTC from the coding sequence GACGGCGGGATGGCCGGGCAGGGCGCACCGCGCTTCCTCCTGACCTTCGACTTTGACGAGACGATCGTGGACGAAAACAGCGACGACTCGATCGTGCGCGCCGCGCCGGGCCAGCAGCTGCCTGAGAGCCTGCGGGCCACCTACCGCGAGGGCTTCTACAACGAGTACATGCAGCGCGTCTTCCATTACCTGGGCGAGCAGGGCGTGCGGCCGCGGGACCTGCGCGCCGTCTACGAGGCCATCCCCCTGTCGCCCGGCATGAGCGACCTGCTGCAGTTTGTGGCCAAGCAGGGCTCCTGCTTCGAGGTGATCCTTATCTCGGATGCCAACACCTTCGGAGTGGAGAGCGTGCTGCGCGCCGCGGGCCACCACGGCCTGTTCCGCCGCATCCTCAGCAACCCGTCGGGGCCCGACGCGCGGGGGCTGCTGGCGCTGCGGCCCTTCCACACGCACAGCTGCGCGCGCTGCCCCGCCAACATGTGCAAGCACAAGGTGCTCAGCGACTACCTGCGCGAGCGGGCCCACGACGGCGTGCACTTCGAGCGCCTGTTCTACGTGGGCGACGGCGCCAACGACTTCTGCCCCATGGGGCTGCTGGCGGGCGGCGACGTGGCCTTCCCGCGCCGCGGCTATCCCATGCACCGCCTTATCCAGGAGGCGCAGAAGGCCGAGCCCAGCTCTTTCCGCGCCAGCGTGGTGCCCTGGGAAACGGCCACCGACGTGCTCCTCCATCTGCAACAGGTGCTGAAGACGTGCTGA
- the ABI3 gene encoding LOW QUALITY PROTEIN: ABI gene family member 3 (The sequence of the model RefSeq protein was modified relative to this genomic sequence to represent the inferred CDS: substituted 1 base at 1 genomic stop codon), with product MAELQQLQEFEIPTGREALRGNHSSLLRVADYCVDNYVQATDKRKALEETMAFTTQALASVAYQVGSLAGHTLRMLDLQAASLRQVEARVNTLGQMVNMHLEKVARREIGTLATVQRLPPGQKIIAPNSLPPLTPYYRKPLNFGCLDDIGHGIKDLTTQLSRTGTLSRKSIKAPATPASATLGXGPPRIPXPEPVQLPVVPEGKLSAASSASSLASAGSAEGVGGVSTTKGQAAPPPPPLPSPTAPPPPPASEVFLPPPLLEEVSLPLPAPELPPPLDLPPPPPLDAGDLGLPPLPPPDFGPEEPSWVPAAYLEKVVTLYPYTRQKDNELSFPEGTIICITRRYSDGWCEGVSSEGTGFFPGNYVEPSC from the exons ATGGCCGAGCTGCAGCAGCTGCAGGAGTTCGAGATCCCCACTGGCCGGGAAGCTCTGCGGGGCAACCACAGCTCCCTGCTGCGAGTCGCGGACTACTGCGTGGACAACTACGTGCAG GCCACAGACAAGCGGAAGGCGCTGGAAGAGACCATGGCCTTTACCACCCAGGCACTGGCCAGCGTGGCCTACCAAGTCGGCAGTCTGGCCGGACACACTCTGCGTATGTTGGACCTGCAGGCGGCCTCCCTGCGGCAGGTGGAGGCCCGAGTGAACACGCTGGGCCAG ATGGTGAATATGCACTTGGAGAAGGTGGCCCGGAGGGAGATCGGCACCTTGGCCACCGTCCAGCGGCTGCCCCCTGGCCAGAAAATCATCGCCCCTAacagcctccctcccctcacgCCCTACTACAGGAAACCCCTCAACTTTGGCTGCCTGGATGACATTGGCCATGGGATCAAG GATCTGACCACGCAGCTGTCGCGGACCGGGACCCTCTCGCGAAAGAGCATCAAGGCGCCTGCCACACCGGCCTCCGCCACCCTGGGGTGAG GACCACCCCGGATCCCCGNCCCCGAGCCGGTGCAGCTCCCCGTGGTGCCCGAGGGAAAGCTCTCCGCCGCCTCATCGGCCTCTTCCCTGGCCTCGGCAGG CAGCGCCGAAGGTGTCGGTGGGGTCTCCACGACCAAGGGGCAGgcggcacccccacccccacccctccccagc cccacagccccaccccctccaccgGCCTCCGAGGTCTTCCTGCCGCCCCCACTGCTGGAGGAAGTGTCCCTGCCCCTGCCGG cccccgaGCTGCCTCCACCCCTggacctgccccctcctccacccctggaTGCGGGTGACTTGGggctgccccctctgcccccaccggACTTTGGTCCCGAAGAGCCTAGCTGGGTCCCTGCCGCATACTTGGAGAAAG TGGTGACCCTGTACCCATACACCCGTCAGAAGGACAACGAGCTCTCCTTCCCCGAAGGCACCATCATCTGCATCACACGCCGCTACTCAGACGGCTGGTGCGAGGGCGTCAGCTCGGAAGGGACTGGATTCTTTCCGGGGAACTATGTGGAGCCCAGCTGCTGA